DNA from Bacillus sp. PK3_68:
AACAACTAGACCGGTTCCAAAACAAATAACCTTGCTGTACCAAAGGTCAGGGGTTATCAAATTGTGCAATAAAAAAAGCCACATATCAATACCAATACCTGTTATAAGGGCAGTTCCCAATCCTAAAACTTCTGGTCTTTGTCTTTTTAAAAGTGAATTGCAACATATCAATATTAAAGCTAGGATGACTTCCCAACTTCCCACAGTAAGCCCTACATTTATAGACAGACCTACTAACAGTGCATCAAAAGGGGAAGTTCCCAGGTCTGATTGTATAGTGAAAGAAATACCAAGAGTTAATATTAAAATTCCTAATACATAAAAAACATATTTCACTTTATACGACCTCTTTATCATTATTTTTTGTTGCAAATGCAACAAATTTAGATTAAATTTAATATATGCCACTTTTATTGCATTTGCAACAAAAATATATACTAAGGAGTTAATTATGAAGGAAGTTCTTCGTGAGATTGGAATGATAGCAAGGGCATTAGATTCTATAAGTAATATAGAATTTAAAGAATATGACCTTACAAAGGGGCAGTATTTATACCTTGTGAGAGTATGTGAAAACCCGGGAATCATTCAAGAAAAATTAGCTGAGATGATAAAAGTAGATCGAACAACAGCAGCGCGCGCTATAAAAAAACTGGAAATTAAGGGCTTTATTGAAAAGAAAGAAGACCAACATAACAAAAAAATAAAAAAGCTCTTTCCGACAGAGAAAGGGAAAAGTGTTTATCCTTTTATAAAAAGAGAGCATGATTATTCTGATATCGTTGCATTAGAAGGGTTTTCCGAAACAGAAATAGAAACCATTTTCAATCTGCTTCAAAGAGTAAGAAAAAATATAGAAAAAGACTGGGAATTTGTAAAAAAGGGAAATAAGAGAAATTATTGATGATCTAAAGGAGAGACATATTTAAATGACTATAAAGATAAAAAAATGTAAACTAGAAGACTCACGTAAACTTCAAGAACTTAGTTATGAAACATTTGATGAGACATTTAAGCATCAGAATTCACCCGAAAATATGAACGCTTATTTGGAAAGGGCATTTAAGTTAGAACAACTAGAAAAAGAATTATCCAACATTTCTTCACAATTCTTTTTTGTTTACTTTAATGATGAAATCGCTGGATATTTAAAGGTCAACACGAATGATGCTCAGTCTGAAGAAATGGGGGATGAATCACTTGAAATCGAGAGGATTTATATAAAGAAAAAATTTCAGAAACAAGGGATTGGTAAATATCTGCTAAATAAAGCTATAGAAATTGCCATGGAATATAATAAAAGAAAATCTGGCTAGGTGTATGGGAAAAAAATGAAAATGCTATTGCTTTTTATAAGCAAATGGGATTTATCCAAACTGGATCCCACTCTTTTTATATGGGTGATGAAGAACAGATAGACTTTATAATGACTAAAACACTCAAATAACCTTCTTTTGAAGATTATTTTAAGGTCACGAACGTAGAGGAAGTTTGGGGGGCAAAAACACTCTTTTGGCACAATGGGCGCGGCAGGACAAAGGAAACCCCATTGCCACTCATTTGCCTTTAGAGTTAAAAGGGTCTTTGAGATATTTTGTGGTAATAGATTAAGCAATAGCAACTACCTTTATAGGGGTCGCTATGTATGTTTCTTATAAAAAGGTCCTT
Protein-coding regions in this window:
- a CDS encoding YitT family protein, giving the protein MKYVFYVLGILILTLGISFTIQSDLGTSPFDALLVGLSINVGLTVGSWEVILALILICCNSLLKRQRPEVLGLGTALITGIGIDMWLFLLHNLITPDLWYSKVICFGTGLVVIGLGTAIYLHTNFAPIPIDRLTLIIQELTGINIFWSRTFIYFIFLIMALILN
- a CDS encoding MarR family transcriptional regulator, yielding MKEVLREIGMIARALDSISNIEFKEYDLTKGQYLYLVRVCENPGIIQEKLAEMIKVDRTTAARAIKKLEIKGFIEKKEDQHNKKIKKLFPTEKGKSVYPFIKREHDYSDIVALEGFSETEIETIFNLLQRVRKNIEKDWEFVKKGNKRNY